From a single Maylandia zebra isolate NMK-2024a linkage group LG3, Mzebra_GT3a, whole genome shotgun sequence genomic region:
- the LOC112432798 gene encoding tripartite motif-containing protein 16-like codes for MAQKGVQLDRETFSCSICLDLLKDPVTTACGHSYCRNCIKSFWDEEDRKGIHSCPQCRKTFTPRPVLEKNTMLAALVEQLKKTGLQAAPADHCYAGPEDVACDVCTGRKRKAIKSCLVCLASYCEKHLQPHYDAAPLKKHKLVAPSKKLQENICSRHDEVMKIFCRTDQQNICYLCTVDEHKGHETVPAAAERTEKQKELEVRRLNIQQRIQEREKDVKLLQQEVEAINGSADKAVEDSEKMFTELIRLLQKRSSDVKQQVRSQQETEVSRVKELQEKLEQEIAELKRKDGELEQLSHTEDHNQFLHNYPSLSALSESTHSSSINIRPLSYFEDVTAAVSETRDKLQDILREEWTNISLTVTEVDVLLSPAEPKTRAGFLKYSREITLDPNTAYTHLLLSEGNRKVTFMEQQQSYSDHPDRFTVWRQVLSRESLTGRCYWEVEWRGREVRVAVAYKNISRAGRSYECGFGYNNKSWALDCDTNSYIFLHNKVRTVLSGPRSSRVGVYLDHRAGILSFYSVSETMTLLHRVQTTFTQPLYAGLCLWKNGVTAELIKVKQRRQVHVDP; via the coding sequence ATGGCGCAGAAAGGAGTTCAGCTGGACCGAGAAACCTTCTCTTGTTCCATCTGTTTGGATCTACTGAAGGATCCGGTGACTACAGcctgtggacacagctactgcaGGAACTGTATTAAAAGTTTCTGGGATGAAGAGGACAGGAAGggaatccacagctgccctcagtgcagGAAGACTTTCACACCGAGGCCTGtcctggagaaaaacaccatgttagcagctttagtggagcagctgaagaagactggactccaagctgctccagctgatcactgctatgctggacctgaagatgtggcctgtgatgtctgcactgGGAGGAAGCGGAAAGCCATCAAGTCCTGTTTAGTCTGTCTGGCCTCTTACTGTGAGAAACACCTCCAACCTCACTATGATGCAGCTccattaaagaaacacaagctggtggccccctccaagaagctccaggagaacatctgctctcgtcatgatgaggtgatgaagattttctgtcgtactgatcagcagaatatctgttatctctgcacagtggatgaacataaaggccaTGAAACAGtcccagctgcagcagaaaggactgAGAAGCAGAAGGAGCTCGAGGTGAGACGActaaacatccagcagagaatccaggagcgagagaaagatgtgaagctgcttcaacaggaggtggaggccatcaatGGCTCTGCTGATAAAGCAGTGGAGGACAGTGAGAAGATGTTCACTGAGCTGATCCGTCTCCtccagaaaagaagctctgatgtgaagcagcaggtcagatcccagcaggaaactgaagtgagtcgagtcaaagagcttcaggagaagctggagcaggagatcgctgagctgaagaggaaagacggcgagctggagcagctctcacacacagaggatcacaaccagtttctacacaactacccctcactgtcagcactcagtgagtctacacactcatccagcatcaatattcgtcctctgagctactttgaggatgtgacagcagctgtgtcagagaccagagataaactacaggacattctgagagaggaatggacaaacatctcactgacagtcactgaagtggatgttttactgtcaccagcagagccaaagaccagagctggattcttaaaatattcacGTGAAATCACGctggatccaaacacagcatacACACATCTGTTATTATCTGAGGGGAACAGAAAAGTAACATTTATGGAACAACAACAGTCTtattctgatcatccagacagattcactGTATGGCGTCAGGTCCTGAGTAGAGAGAGTCTGACTGGacgttgttactgggaggtggagtggagagggagagaagtTCGTGTAGCAGTCGCATACAAGAATATCAGCAGAGCAGGGAGGAGCTATGAATGTGGATTTGGATACAATAACAAATCTTGGGCATTAGATTGTGACACAAACAGTTATATATTTCTGCACAACAAAGTCCGAACTGTCCTCTCAGGTCCTCGGTCCTCCAGAGTaggagtgtacctggatcacagagcaggtattctgtctttctacagcgtctctgaaaccatgactctcctccacagagtccagaccacattcactcagccgctctaTGCTGGACTTTGTCTTTGGAAAAATGGAGTCACTGCAGAGTTGATTAAAGTCAAACAGAGAAGACAGGTTCATGTTGATCCCTGA